In the Hylaeus volcanicus isolate JK05 chromosome 1, UHH_iyHylVolc1.0_haploid, whole genome shotgun sequence genome, one interval contains:
- the LOC128872471 gene encoding actin-binding LIM protein 2 isoform X10 — MKSKTNENFIASESNGVKKDQELKQKLLKKGKTFCQSCKKKCSGEVLRVQDKYFHIGCFKCAQCNSSLAQGGFFAREGSYYCTKDYRERWGTKCAGCGEYVEGDVVTAGEKHAFHPNCFHCQRCRQPLLGQGTKVSLVQGQALCHRCVGIPVRQASTPVGYTAITREAGDGLSDPGACAGCGNQLREGQALVALDRQWHVWCFKCHSCDSVLHGEYMGKDGVPYCEKDYQKQFGVKCAYCNRYISGKVLQAGDNHHFHPTCARCTKCGDPFGDGEEMYLQGAAIWHPRCGPGPSGPNGIVNGHGEAHTPQHRESERISSSASEMQYYPARTGSPGLILREYGRGASEDVSRIYTYSYLTETPSQGYLRRPIQPYDKPPTSPHFHRPSSSRSIRSSGGRSSRSGMRALVDALSEPRPKSPASQVDNEEPIELAHYPDAMKPPPGSKPPIERDDFPAPPYPYTDPERRRRWSDTYKGVPASDDEDEVDNKTYIKEVEEKLKKEQDELSKIDTGIAKVFLHDREKDRENLRHKAANVDPRNASRTPSAAREPTYRLRYESPVGASPSRNIDHARPWEDDDGLSYRSSGPSYNVVSSLRHIPKPGYGLAPRSHTFSSTGGSVSALPGDYSFSGMGDKTHSIDFSSGKSDISTGSITDVDRRALNDGGMLPSSTTYTGGLGSVVGGHGGHHVRRSLPDMGTAPSEPPKLYPYHLLVITNYRLPADVDRCNLERHLSDAEFEAVLQFTRAEFYRLPQWRRNEIKRRARLF; from the exons ATGAAGTCGAAGACGAACGAGAATTTTATAGCGAGTGAAAGTAACGGGGTCAAGAAGGATCAGGAACTCAAGCAGAAACTACTGAAGAAGG GTAAAACGTTCTGTCAGTCCTGTAAGAAGAAGTGCAGCGGGGAGGTGCTACGAGTACAGGACAAGTATTTCCACATAGGGTGTTTCAAGTGTGCTCAGTGCAACTCGAGTTTAGCGCAGGGCGGCTTTTTCGCTCGCGAGGGCTCTTACTACTGCACCAAG GACTACAGGGAACGTTGGGGCACGAAGTGCGCTGGCTGCGGAGAGTACGTGGAAGGTGATGTAGTCACCGCGGGCGAGAAACACGCGTTCCATCCGAATTGTTTTCACTGTCAGAGATGCAGACAACCGCTGTTGGGCCAGGGAACGAAGGTGTCCCTTGTGCAAG GTCAAGCTCTATGTCATCGATGCGTCGGTATCCCGGTTCGACAGGCCTCGACGCCGGTTGGTTATACCGCTATCACCAGAGAAGCCGGAGACGGGCTCTCCGACCCCGGTGCTTGCGCCGGTTGCGGAAACCAATTACGAGAAGGTCAAGCTTTGGTAGCTCTCGATCGGCAATGGCACGTTTGGTGCTTCAAGTGCCACAGCTGCGACAGCGTTCTTCACGGCGAATACATGGGAAA AGACGGAGTGCCTTACTGCGAGAAGGATTATCAGAAGCAGTTCGGCGTCAAGTGCGCTTACTGCAATCGTTACATCAGCGGTAAAGTCCTGCAAGCTGGCGATAATCATCATTTTCACCCGACTTGTGCGCGATGCACCAAGTGCGGCGATCCTTTCGGGGACGGCGAAGAAATGTACTTGCAAGGCGCTGCGATATGGCATCCCCGTTGCGGTCCAGGGCCCAGCGGCCCGAACGGTATCGTGAATGGTCACGGCGAAGCTCACACTCCGCAGCATCGAGAATCGGAGCGGATTTCCAGCAGCGCTTCGGAGATGCAG TATTACCCCGCACGAACTGGCAGTCCGGGACTGATATTGAGAGAATATGGACGCGGTGCATCCGAGGATGTGTCTAGGATTTACACTTACTCGTACTTGACCGAAACGCCCAGCCAAGGATACCTGAGACGTCCGATACAACCTTACGACAAACCTCCGACTAGTCCGCACTTTCATAGACCTAGCT CGTCTCGTTCGATAAGAAGCAGCGGCGGACGCAGCAGTCGATCCGGAATGCGAGCTCTGGTCGATGCTCTCAGCGAACCCAGACCGAAGTCGCCAGCCAGTCAAGTAGATAACGAGGAGCCAATAGAGTTGGCGCATTATCCCGATGCCATGAAGCCACCTCCTGGATCCAAACCACCGATCGAAAGAGACGATTTCCCTGCCCCTCCCTATCCTTACACGGATCCCGAGAGACGTAGACGATGGTCCGACACGTACAAG GGGGTACCCGCATCggacgacgaagacgaagtCGACAACAAAACTTACATAAAAGAAGTggaggaaaaattgaaaaaagagcAAGACGAGCTAAGCAAAATCGACACCGGAATAGCGAAGGTGTTCTTGCATGACCGTGAAAAGGATCGAGAAAACTTGAGACACAAAGCTGCGAACGTGGATCCTAGAAACGCGTCGAGAACACCGTCGGCTGCCAGAGAACCGACTTACAGACTGCGATACGAAAGCCCGGTGGGCGCAT CACCGTCGAGAAATATAGATCACGCCAGACCCTGGGAAGACGACGACGGTTTGAGCTATAGATCCAGCGGGCCCAGCTACAACG TTGTGAGCTCCCTTCGGCACATCCCGAAGCCAGGGTACGGTCTGGCACCGCGAAGTCACACCTTCTCCTCGACCGGCGGTTCTGTATCTGCTCTCCCT GGTGATTATTCGTTCAGTGGGATGGGAGACAAGACGCACAGCATTGATTTCTCATCTGGCAAATCAGATA TATCGACAGGCAGCATCACGGATGTGGATCGACGGGCATTG AATGATGGTGGAATGCTTCCATCGTCCACCACGTATACAGGTGGCCTCGGTTCGGTGGTCGGAGGTCACGGAGGCCATCACGTGAGGAGATCGTTGCCGGACATGGGTACTGCGCCATCCGAACCACCGAAACTCTATCCTTACCACTTACTTGTCATCACTAACTATAGGCTGCCCGCTGACGTGGATCGTTGCAACCTTGAA cGACACCTTTCGGACGCGGAATTCGAGGCAGTTCTACAGTTTACCCGCGCAGAGTTCTATAGACTACCGCAGTGGCGTCGCAACGAGATCAAAAGACGCGCCCGATTGTTTTAA
- the LOC128872471 gene encoding actin-binding LIM protein 1 isoform X6 yields MGKTFCQSCKKKCSGEVLRVQDKYFHIGCFKCAQCNSSLAQGGFFAREGSYYCTKDYRERWGTKCAGCGEYVEGDVVTAGEKHAFHPNCFHCQRCRQPLLGQGTKVSLVQGQALCHRCVGIPVRQASTPVGYTAITREAGDGLSDPGACAGCGNQLREGQALVALDRQWHVWCFKCHSCDSVLHGEYMGKDGVPYCEKDYQKQFGVKCAYCNRYISGKVLQAGDNHHFHPTCARCTKCGDPFGDGEEMYLQGAAIWHPRCGPGPSGPNGIVNGHGEAHTPQHRESERISSSASEMQFSLRSRTPSLNGSLCSPYSSLSRKYYPARTGSPGLILREYGRGASEDVSRIYTYSYLTETPSQGYLRRPIQPYDKPPTSPHFHRPSSSRSIRSSGGRSSRSGMRALVDALSEPRPKSPASQVDNEEPIELAHYPDAMKPPPGSKPPIERDDFPAPPYPYTDPERRRRWSDTYKGVPASDDEDEVDNKTYIKEVEEKLKKEQDELSKIDTGIAKVFLHDREKDRENLRHKAANVDPRNASRTPSAAREPTYRLRYESPVGASPSRNIDHARPWEDDDGLSYRSSGPSYNVGRSSARSPAPRNYPPLGTQRAFTLPNAARHYNSGDYSFSGMGDKTHSIDFSSGKSDISTGSITDVDRRALVCTTAPYYSRRISMNDGGMLPSSTTYTGGLGSVVGGHGGHHVRRSLPDMGTAPSEPPKLYPYHLLVITNYRLPADVDRCNLERHLSDAEFEAVLQFTRAEFYRLPQWRRNEIKRRARLF; encoded by the exons GTAAAACGTTCTGTCAGTCCTGTAAGAAGAAGTGCAGCGGGGAGGTGCTACGAGTACAGGACAAGTATTTCCACATAGGGTGTTTCAAGTGTGCTCAGTGCAACTCGAGTTTAGCGCAGGGCGGCTTTTTCGCTCGCGAGGGCTCTTACTACTGCACCAAG GACTACAGGGAACGTTGGGGCACGAAGTGCGCTGGCTGCGGAGAGTACGTGGAAGGTGATGTAGTCACCGCGGGCGAGAAACACGCGTTCCATCCGAATTGTTTTCACTGTCAGAGATGCAGACAACCGCTGTTGGGCCAGGGAACGAAGGTGTCCCTTGTGCAAG GTCAAGCTCTATGTCATCGATGCGTCGGTATCCCGGTTCGACAGGCCTCGACGCCGGTTGGTTATACCGCTATCACCAGAGAAGCCGGAGACGGGCTCTCCGACCCCGGTGCTTGCGCCGGTTGCGGAAACCAATTACGAGAAGGTCAAGCTTTGGTAGCTCTCGATCGGCAATGGCACGTTTGGTGCTTCAAGTGCCACAGCTGCGACAGCGTTCTTCACGGCGAATACATGGGAAA AGACGGAGTGCCTTACTGCGAGAAGGATTATCAGAAGCAGTTCGGCGTCAAGTGCGCTTACTGCAATCGTTACATCAGCGGTAAAGTCCTGCAAGCTGGCGATAATCATCATTTTCACCCGACTTGTGCGCGATGCACCAAGTGCGGCGATCCTTTCGGGGACGGCGAAGAAATGTACTTGCAAGGCGCTGCGATATGGCATCCCCGTTGCGGTCCAGGGCCCAGCGGCCCGAACGGTATCGTGAATGGTCACGGCGAAGCTCACACTCCGCAGCATCGAGAATCGGAGCGGATTTCCAGCAGCGCTTCGGAGATGCAG TTTTCATTGCGGTCACGCACGCCAAGCCTGAACGGATCACTCTGCAGCCCTTACAGCAGCCTCAGTCGCAAG TATTACCCCGCACGAACTGGCAGTCCGGGACTGATATTGAGAGAATATGGACGCGGTGCATCCGAGGATGTGTCTAGGATTTACACTTACTCGTACTTGACCGAAACGCCCAGCCAAGGATACCTGAGACGTCCGATACAACCTTACGACAAACCTCCGACTAGTCCGCACTTTCATAGACCTAGCT CGTCTCGTTCGATAAGAAGCAGCGGCGGACGCAGCAGTCGATCCGGAATGCGAGCTCTGGTCGATGCTCTCAGCGAACCCAGACCGAAGTCGCCAGCCAGTCAAGTAGATAACGAGGAGCCAATAGAGTTGGCGCATTATCCCGATGCCATGAAGCCACCTCCTGGATCCAAACCACCGATCGAAAGAGACGATTTCCCTGCCCCTCCCTATCCTTACACGGATCCCGAGAGACGTAGACGATGGTCCGACACGTACAAG GGGGTACCCGCATCggacgacgaagacgaagtCGACAACAAAACTTACATAAAAGAAGTggaggaaaaattgaaaaaagagcAAGACGAGCTAAGCAAAATCGACACCGGAATAGCGAAGGTGTTCTTGCATGACCGTGAAAAGGATCGAGAAAACTTGAGACACAAAGCTGCGAACGTGGATCCTAGAAACGCGTCGAGAACACCGTCGGCTGCCAGAGAACCGACTTACAGACTGCGATACGAAAGCCCGGTGGGCGCAT CACCGTCGAGAAATATAGATCACGCCAGACCCTGGGAAGACGACGACGGTTTGAGCTATAGATCCAGCGGGCCCAGCTACAACG TTGGGAGATCATCGGCACGCTCCCCGGCTCCCAGAAACTATCCACCCCTTGGTACTCAACGCGCCTTCACTCTTCCGAACGCCGCTAGGCACTATAATTCG GGTGATTATTCGTTCAGTGGGATGGGAGACAAGACGCACAGCATTGATTTCTCATCTGGCAAATCAGATA TATCGACAGGCAGCATCACGGATGTGGATCGACGGGCATTGGTATGTACCACAGCCCCATACTACTCCCGGCGAATTAGCATG AATGATGGTGGAATGCTTCCATCGTCCACCACGTATACAGGTGGCCTCGGTTCGGTGGTCGGAGGTCACGGAGGCCATCACGTGAGGAGATCGTTGCCGGACATGGGTACTGCGCCATCCGAACCACCGAAACTCTATCCTTACCACTTACTTGTCATCACTAACTATAGGCTGCCCGCTGACGTGGATCGTTGCAACCTTGAA cGACACCTTTCGGACGCGGAATTCGAGGCAGTTCTACAGTTTACCCGCGCAGAGTTCTATAGACTACCGCAGTGGCGTCGCAACGAGATCAAAAGACGCGCCCGATTGTTTTAA